The genomic window TCATGAATATGTTTAAATAATTTCATATCTTCAAAAAAAGAGCTATTTAAATATGCAAATATTCCTTTACCCTCTTGTATTCCATATGCTAAAACTCCAGTTATAACTGCAAAAAAACAAACAACAAGCATACTTATCATGACATAAGAAGCTATTGGGTTGTGTCCTACATATTTTTGTTTATCTTCAAAGATATTATTTAAAAACTCTTTTATGTTTTTTTTGCCCATTGGAAAGTCTTTTAACTTTGAGTGTTTTGGACCAAAGATTCCCCATGCTAATCTAAATAATAAAAGTATAAATATTGCATATCCAATTATTGCATGGTATGATAACCATCTATCTTCTTCACTTGAAATAAATACTAATAAAATAAAAAAAGCAAATAAAAAGTGAAATACTCTTGTTGGTAGTGACCAAATATATATTTTTTGCATCTTATCTCCTAATCATCCCATCTTCCATAATTTGGAATTTTTATATCTCTTTCACTGTATATTCCTCTTTGGGCTGTGGTATGACAAGCTACACAGTTAAATAATCCTTTTACTTCTTTTTGAGATAACATTGCAGGTCGTAACTCATTGTGTTTTCTGATGATATATGGAACTTTGGAAATAGATTCTGGAACATCACCACTTCTTATACTTTTTACAATTTTGTTACTTCTTCTATAATCCATAGCTTTTTCAGCACTATTTTTATTTAAATACTCTTTTATGATTTTAAAATCATCTTTTGCAAGGCTGGCATCAGTGTCAAAGTGATTTTCTAAATTATTCATCATCTTATTCCAAGAAGCTGCTAGTAAAAGACCTGGTTGATATGCAAAATGACAAGCACTACACTCTAGTTTATAGATTTTATTATCTACAGGTTTTACTCCAGGTTTTCCATTCGAATAATGATTTTCTGCAAAAATTAGTGAACTTAGTAAGGTCAATATTATTAGAGCTTTCATTATTTATCCTTTGATATGATATAAGTTACAACATCACCTTTTTCTTGCGCTGTTCCAACTCTATTATAAACATCATTGAAATTTCTTCTTAGCCATTTTTCTATATTTTTAACTTCAGTAAATCTTTTTGGATTGGCTATTGGAGATAGTGGTTCTATTATTTTTCCAGTGAAAAAGTTTTTGCCTGATTTTGTTAAATCAATACCATGGCAAGAAGTACATGATATCTC from Arcobacter sp. F2176 includes these protein-coding regions:
- a CDS encoding cytochrome b/b6 domain-containing protein; the encoded protein is MQKIYIWSLPTRVFHFLFAFFILLVFISSEEDRWLSYHAIIGYAIFILLLFRLAWGIFGPKHSKLKDFPMGKKNIKEFLNNIFEDKQKYVGHNPIASYVMISMLVVCFFAVITGVLAYGIQEGKGIFAYLNSSFFEDMKLFKHIHEFLSTLFLVLLASHILGVISDRILHKKHETLNSIVTGYKKSENEQGIKLTIFQKFLAFIFLAILVSFFIFNIIKPNNVLIASTFKAVDYKKENPLFVSECASCHTLYPSKFIA
- a CDS encoding diheme cytochrome c: MKALIILTLLSSLIFAENHYSNGKPGVKPVDNKIYKLECSACHFAYQPGLLLAASWNKMMNNLENHFDTDASLAKDDFKIIKEYLNKNSAEKAMDYRRSNKIVKSIRSGDVPESISKVPYIIRKHNELRPAMLSQKEVKGLFNCVACHTTAQRGIYSERDIKIPNYGRWDD
- a CDS encoding DUF1924 domain-containing protein: MKLLILLGLILNLTYASVVDDYLNNLKIEVQKSNPNFKGFDIKRGEEIFTSKHMEKKGKEISCTSCHGIDLTKSGKNFFTGKIIEPLSPIANPKRFTEVKNIEKWLRRNFNDVYNRVGTAQEKGDVVTYIISKDK